A stretch of DNA from Pseudobdellovibrionaceae bacterium:
AACCCCAGTTATTGCAGTGGCCGAAGGATTTTCTATTGGAGGGGGTTTGGGTTTGTTAAACTCTTGCGCATATAGAATTGTTACAGAAACCTCTCAGGTTTCCATGCCCGAGGCTTTAATTGGTTTTTTTCCCGATGTAGGTGCTTCTAATTATTTATCGGCTTCGGAGTTTGGTTTATTTTTAGGATTAAGCTCGCAAAGAATAAAGGCCGCCGACATTTTGCTTTGTAACTTGGCGGATTATTATATCCCCTCCCAAAGCATAAAGGAGTTGTTAAACTTTTTATCTACAGTGGCTAGCGAAAACTTTACACAACTATTGCAACAAAAATTAAAATACTTAGACCAAAAAGAAAATTTAAAGCCAGGCCCTTTAACAGAAAACAAAAAATTTATAAGGGAAGTTTGTAGCGCTAAAAACATAGAAAATTTTGATAAGCAATTGCATTTATACAAAGGGGAGGACCCTTGGATTTTAAAAGCCATAGAAAACTTTAATTATAGTTCTAAACATTCTTTAAAATTTATTTTTAAACAACTAAAACAAAAACGCGACTGGTTGGGCAATGCAAAAAAACTTTTTGATAAAGAATATAAAATGGCTACATATTTTGTTAAACATCCCGATTTATTAGAGGGAGTAAGAGCTTTACTAGAAGACAAAGACAAAAAACCATCATGGAAAGAAAAATCGTACCAACAGATAGTAATTTCTGAAGAGATTTTTAATTAAAAAAGGGGACGGGTCCACCGGGGACGGGTTTGCTTGGGACGGGTTTGCTTGGGGATAAAAAATTAAAAAAAGGGGTAAGGCCTCTTGGGAGAAAAAATGTTATTAAAAAAATATAAAAATTTATTAGTCATTAAAGAAGACAAAATTTTAACAATCAGTGTTAATCGCCCAAAAGTATTAAATGCATTAAACAAAGAATTGCTTTCCGAGCTAAAAGCTTTGCTGACTTTAATAACAGACACAGACTTTAAAGATTTAAGAGGTGTTATTTTGTCCTCAGAGGGAGAAAAAGCATTTATTGCAGGTGCCGACATAAAAGAAATGGATGCATTAGAAGACGACAAAGCTTCAGAATTTTCTTCTCTAGGGCAAGAGGTTAGTCTGCTGTTTTCTAAAGTTAAAGTTCCAGTGATTGCCTGCGTTCAAGGTTATGCATTGGGAGGGGGTTGTGAAATGGCCATGTCTGCCGATTGGATTTATGCGACAGAAAACGCAATTTTTGGTTTGCCCGAATTAAGCTTGGGTTTAATCCCTGGTTTTGGCGGAACAAAACGATTGGCTCAATTTGTTGGTTTAGCAAAAGCAAAAGAACTAATTTTTACAGGAAGTAAGTGGTCGGCCCAAGAGGCGTGTAAAAATTTATTAGTAAACCAAGTTTTTTCGAGCAAAGAAGAAATGTTAGCCTTTGCAAAAAAACAATTACTAAAGGTAGAAAGACAATCGGCATTAGGTGTATTTTACTCTAAAAAAACCATGGAAGAAGCGTATTTTTGTAATATGCAAGACTCAATGTCTATAGAAAAAAAATCTTTTTCCGCAATTTTTTCCAGCAAAGACAAGCGCACCGGAATAAAAGCTTTTCTAAGCAAAGAAAAACCCAATTTTCAATACTAAAGGGACGGACCCAAAAGGGGCGGGCCCCGAAGGAACAGACCTCGAAAGGACGGACCCTAAAGGGGCAGGCCTTCAATTTGTTAAAAAAATAGATAGCGATTGCCAAGTATTACTTTGTCGATG
This window harbors:
- a CDS encoding enoyl-CoA hydratase/isomerase family protein, which encodes MIIKENLSKSVAALTLNRAESLNALNRPLIHSLQTHLKDLENDQNIMAIVLKSSISKAFCAGGDIIEVCQDIRHNKVSEAHQFFKEEYGLHILLRGMKTPVIAVAEGFSIGGGLGLLNSCAYRIVTETSQVSMPEALIGFFPDVGASNYLSASEFGLFLGLSSQRIKAADILLCNLADYYIPSQSIKELLNFLSTVASENFTQLLQQKLKYLDQKENLKPGPLTENKKFIREVCSAKNIENFDKQLHLYKGEDPWILKAIENFNYSSKHSLKFIFKQLKQKRDWLGNAKKLFDKEYKMATYFVKHPDLLEGVRALLEDKDKKPSWKEKSYQQIVISEEIFN
- a CDS encoding enoyl-CoA hydratase/isomerase family protein — protein: MLLKKYKNLLVIKEDKILTISVNRPKVLNALNKELLSELKALLTLITDTDFKDLRGVILSSEGEKAFIAGADIKEMDALEDDKASEFSSLGQEVSLLFSKVKVPVIACVQGYALGGGCEMAMSADWIYATENAIFGLPELSLGLIPGFGGTKRLAQFVGLAKAKELIFTGSKWSAQEACKNLLVNQVFSSKEEMLAFAKKQLLKVERQSALGVFYSKKTMEEAYFCNMQDSMSIEKKSFSAIFSSKDKRTGIKAFLSKEKPNFQY